The Calypte anna isolate BGI_N300 chromosome 2, bCalAnn1_v1.p, whole genome shotgun sequence genome includes a window with the following:
- the OTUD1 gene encoding OTU domain-containing protein 1 — protein MQLYGSVITPYPAGGTAAAAAAAPPSAAGVFKVSLSPAPASAEVVSAADPSGPSQSAENTAKDSFAPGAGSSSAAAMPAFSSCLEVMPSGPAAGPGSRSAGVPQYSSCAQVTVSRRRPLERIVPIRIVQRAEAPGELVPASPRSRAWLEGILESVRQAGGDGEAAALPAPAEEPSNRSLRLGEHCQALQAAAAGAQTGLVVTGCRPADRSGSQAQPAACSSPGEEEQEGGGADGRRVTSGRPERSEKLALYLAEVEKQDKYLRQKGRFRFHIIPDGNCLYRAVCKAVYGDQRLHSELREQTVHYIADHLDHFNPIIEGDVGEFLIGAAQDGAWAGYPELLAMGQMLNVNIHLTTGGRPESPTVSTMVHYLGPEDPTRPSIWLSWLSNGHYDAVLDRMCPNPEYEAWCRQTQVQRRRDEELAKSMAVSLSKMYIEQNACS, from the coding sequence ATGCAGCTCTACGGCTCTGTGATCACCCCTTACCCGGCGGGCGGGACGGCCGCAGCAGCAGCCGCAGCTCCGCCGAGCGCCGCCGGTGTCTTCAAGGTCTCCTTGTCGCCGGCACCCGCCTCCGCGGAGGTAGTGAGTGCCGCCGACCCTTCGGGCCCGAGCCAGTCCGCCGAGAACACCGCCAAGGACAGCTTCGCTCCCGGAGCGGGAAGCAGCAGCGCCGCCGCCATGCCCGCCTTCTCCTCTTGCCTGGAGGTGATGCCGAGCGGCCCCGCGGCCGGACCCGGTAGCCGGTCGGCGGGCGTCCCGCAGTACAGCTCCTGCGCCCAGGTCACCGTCAGCCGCCGCAGGCCGCTGGAGCGGATCGTCCCCATCCGCATCGTGCAACGAGCCGAGGCCCCCGGCGAGCTGGTGCCGGCCTCGCCGCGCAGCCGCGCCTGGCTGGAGGGCATCCTGGAGAGTGTGCGGCAGGCCGGGGGGGACGGCGAGGCCGCAGCTCTGCCGGCGCCCGCCGAGGAGCCCAGCAACCGCAGCCTGCGCCTCGGCGAGCACTGCCAGGCGCTGCAGGCCGCGGCCGCCGGCGCCCAGACGGGGCTGGTGGTCACCGGCTGTCGCCCCGCGGATAGGAGCGGCAGTCAGGCACAGCCCGCCGCCTGCTCCTCACCCGgcgaggaggagcaggagggagggggtgCCGATGGGCGCCGGGTGACGAGCGGCAGGCCGGAGCGCAGCGAGAAGTTGGCCCTGTACCTGGCCGAGGTGGAGAAGCAAGACAAGTACCTGCGGCAGAAGGGCCGGTTCCGCTTCCACATCATCCCCGACGGGAACTGCCTCTACCGCGCCGTCTGCAAGGCGGTGTACGGGGACCAGCGGCTGCACAGCGAGCTCCGCGAGCAGACGGTGCACTACATCGCCGACCACTTGGACCACTTCAACCCTATCATCGAGGGAGACGTGGGAGAGTTCCTCATCGGCGCTGCCCAAGACGGGGCCTGGGCTGGCTATCCGGAGCTGCTGGCTATGGGGCAAATGCTGAACGTAAACATCCATCTCACCACGGGCGGCCGGCCCGAGAGCCCCACCGTTTCCACCATGGTTCACTACCTGGGGCCCGAGGACCCGACACGGCCCAGTATCTGGCTGAGCTGGCTTAGCAATGGGCACTACGATGCTGTGCTGGACCGTATGTGCCCCAACCCAGAGTACGAGGCGTGGTGCAGACAGACTCAGGTACAGCGCAGACGGGATGAGGAGTTGGCCAAGTCCATGGCAGTGTCGTTGTCCAAGATGTACATTGAGCAGAATGCCTGCTCTTGA